The stretch of DNA CAGAGGATTTTTGTGAGTACTGAGTCATTCATACTTCTTCAACCAGGTGTATTAGTTTTAGCTAACTAATTGGATGTAAAAATATCTCCTTATTCTCTTCTGTGTTGTATAACcaatacttggaaaaaaaattaaaaagacaagcCTCTATTTCTCACAAGAACGGAAAGCCAAAATGTCCAAGGCCATGGAGCAGTAAGAATTCTAGAGGTCTAAGCATTTCCACGTTTAACAAACAAAATTTGTTTGGTGAGCAAATGGATAGATGACGAAAATTAGAgattctcttcccttccctcaatAAGCatccaaaaaaagaagaaaactcctTATTCATGTGGAACAGCTGCAGGTAGTACTATCAAAAGTCCCAGATGATCTCCCCTTATCAGCTTAGTCCCATTCTTAAGGGTGAAAACCCTTTATCCTAGGTTACCCTATCTAGGTTAAGCTATCATCCCAGGATCAAATACTAGAGCATTGCCCAACTTACTTTCGCCTTTAAGGAAGAAGTCATGCTGGCTCATAACTCAGCATTCATGCAGCACTAACTGTTAATCAACACTTTGCTATAGACTGTTCAGATAGCTGTGTTATTCAACTTGCCTTTTTATACTCTGCTGAGAAAAGCCACCGTTATTACCCTCACATGATAGATGAGGAAACGTGGACAAAGAAAGTTGGAATCACTTGTTTCGGGTAAGGAGATGTACCATGGTCTGGAACATCTGGGCCTCCAGACCTCACTAAGCGAAGCACTGAGGCACCTGAGGCTATTCAACATGGTCCTGTTAGGGGTGACTCTGTGGCAGTCCCAGACAGCTCAGTGATGATTGTCCACTAGTGTGCAGGTTCTTCCATCCTTTGCAGCATTACAGCCTCCACTGTTAGCACCTGACAAGTACTGAAAAAGTGCTTAACCTATGTCCACAGATAATGGCTGAATATCTGAGACGTAGTGCCAGTCCACTTGCCAAGAACTTAATGAAAGTCCAAACACACGTCCATGACCCCACTGTCCATCTGTGGTGTGGATCCCACACTCCCCTGTCTTTTCAGGAAACATGtgtaccttctctctctcccttaggGTCCACTGCTTCCCTGTTTCTGGACCCTTTCTCTCAATATTTACATGTTTAAGCTTCTTCATCATCTGTGTATGCTGTGCAGATTTGGGATTTTTCAATCTCCGAGTTGTACATCTCCTCCAGGCACCGCaacatttctctctgcctccacttccTGACCTCCCAGTCATACCCCTACGTTACAGCTCCACATGCCTACCCCTCCATTGAAACGGCTCTCAACATCAGTGCCAACGTGAACCCCACATTGCAAAATCCCTCACACACCGTCCAGTACTCCCTCATCTTTCAGCAACACTGTGAATTGACTCCATTACCTTCCCTGATCCTCCTCCTCTCCGCTGCCATCTTGCCATGTCCCTGAGTAGTTCATCTCCTTTGCCCTGGTGATTCAATGATGGAGATTCTGAAAGGATTGGCCAGagatctcttctctttctccctaatCTGGCCTGTTCTCCCTCCCTAATCGATCACTGTGTGTGCCAGGCCAGACACCTTCCCTGAGTTCTGGACTCATACTTCAAGTAACACATCTATTAATTGCATGCAAGTCTTTGACATGGCTACAGAATCTCTGTATCCCCTCTGGCTTCATTTGGCACCTCTCcaacctctccttccttccatttgCCCCCTCCAGTCACCtgcttttctttcagtttctcaaCTGTCTGATGCTCCCTCAACCTTAGAATTTTACTTTATGCTCCTCTCCTTTCTAAAGATCTCCCCTAAGCATCACCTGCCTTCAGCCAGTATACAAATACATCCTATCAAATCATCACTCCAATATTTCCTCAGGCAAGCCTCATGTGATACTGCTtgtgaaatgaaatttttttcaaagaagtgaACCCTGCAAAGCATTTCATTTCAACGATGTGCCAGGAAATGAACCTGatttcattatgtttttttttaattaacatttttagAATAACAAAATATTAGCACTGGATAAGACCATAAGGTCCTTTGGTTCAATTACAAACAACCCAGTTTCCACTGTGTTAGACCAATTAAAGTCACAAGGAAGACTCTTGAGATGGACTCAGGTTCTCTTAACCCCTGCCTTACCTCTCTCTTCATCAGAAAATTCTGCTTTAATAAAGCACAATTTTATGGAAGAGTCTGCAGAAGGAACTGCTAACAGGGATTCAAATGTATTAGTGTTGTTCAGCTCGTTTGTGTTTCAAATTGGGAAACTTGAGTCCTACAAGCAGAAAATAATGTGCACCAAACCACAAAGCTAATTCATGGCAAACTCAGGGTCACAGTCCAGAGAATCTGTGCAAAATGGTCAATCTGCAACCTGAAGAAAGGCTGCCAGCAGGGTTGTTGGCCAGAAGTACAAAGCAAATGATTTGTTCATTATCAAGGATAGCAAGAAGGATAAGGGTGTGTAACACATTGTGAAATGGAAGTCAGATGCAAACAACTCTAAAGATAACACATGAATCTCATGTTACCTGCTGCCACATTCCAGATTAAAGAACCCCAAACTAATTTTCTCTTCAACACCTCTAGACAGAAAGATGTACATATCTCAAGTATCTATCTTAATCTCAATAACTACAATAAATATCATGATAAACAACAAACTATCTCTAATCTTTAGTGTTATCAGTGCCTTctgaatcaaacaaaaaaaaaggcagaggaatTAAAAAATGCAGAGTGGTAAGTTGTTATCACTGGTTAGTGAAGATCTCCAGAGTATACTGAGATGAGTAAGGCAATATCCTGGCCTTATCCTTAGCCAAAGAGACACACCACTGGGCTATTGACTAACCAGCACTTCCTGTTCATCCTTCAAGGCCAGCTCAAGCATCCTGCTATGTCTTCTGTCCTCTCAATGATTTCTCCCCTCTGACTTCTCCTAAATGCTCATAGCCATACTATTCTTAGGACACTATGCCTTGTGGGTTCATTTATTAGCACTGTTGTCTTTCCAATCCAACAATAAACCTCTGCTACAAAGAAGGCATCCTGTGCTTCCTCATTTCCAAATATCCTATATCTGCCTTCTAAGTAAGGAGCACTCAACAGATTTGGttgataataataattagaatGAGAATGACTAGAGATGAAATACAGAAATTCCTTCTCTATTCTCTGCTAGCAAAAGACTACTCAAAATGCACAACACGTTGCCCAAGGCATTTCTTACTAAGAGAGCATGAtggataaaaataataacatggaCTGGTttggtggcacagtgagttaaaccactacttacaatgccagtattccacactggagtgctagttcaagttctagctactccacttctgatccagcttcctgttaatgtacctggaaaaggcAGTGAATGCTGTGGggccctgccatctatgtgggagacccaggtagatttcctgctcctggcttcagcctgaccctaccctgtccactgcagccatgtaggaAGTAGACGAGTGGATAGAAAattgttctcttttctttctctcttcctctttccctctcttcgtgtgtgtgtgtgctcacatgcACGTGCAtgctatgtctctccttctctattgcactatctttcaaataaataaacacaacccTCTTTAAAAAGCAAGAACAATTACTTGTGGTTTCTTTACAGTTTAGATACATTTTCTCCTGTGACAGTTACTcatattgtttctgttttatggTAGGTTTCTCATGATTCCACAGAGGTCCTAGAGAAGGTGAACAATCTCTTCCTTCCCAGCTTGGGACCTGCAAGATGGTTCCTGCAAAGGAGGGTGGGGAGAAGACAAAGAGccattctgccagttctaccatCAACAAAGTGATGACAGAGTACACCATCAGCATCCACAAGCGCATACATAGAGTGCACTGCAAGAAGCTGGCCCTTCAGGCACTCAAAGAGATCCAGAAGTTGGCCAAGAAAGAGATGGGGACTCCAGCTGTAGGCCTTGATATCAGGCTCAACAAATCTGCCTGGGCCAAAGGAGTGAGGACCATCCCATACCGCATCCCCATGAGATGGTGCAGAAAACATGCAGATAAAGATTTACTAAACAAGCTCTATACTTTGGTTCCCTACATACCTATCATCATTCTGAACTTTCCTTCCCTTCATTCCTAGTATTTGCATTGCAAAATCTGTGTGATTGCTGAGCTTGGTTGTggacacagaaagaaaggtccTCATCAAGGAATGTGTCTTCTTGGGTGAATTTTTCTATGAATGCATAATATTCTAAGTAATGAAGACTTAGTTTGTCCTTAGAGCTGCTAATCTCTCCTTGCCAGCCTTCCTAATGCCTCCATTTGTTTTATTCTGGCTTTACAGCCTTATTTAACTAGGGTCTAGCTTGGCAACAGCCTAGTCTCACACATCACATCCTCATTTATTCGATAAAATTACAAGTTATCAACAAGTACCAAAGGCCAGTTCCCTAGCCATCATTTTCATTTCAAGTTCTCTACCAGACATACAGGCTTCAAGATGTAACAGAGTCACAGAGATGATTTGCACTTAACCCATTTGATGCTTTTTATTCCAAGAGTACAAGAAACAAAGTGAGATATGGTATCATTCATTCAGTGTTCCAGTCAATGGGCATTTAAATGCCCACTTCATGCCAATACTGAATGGACCCAGTATTTCATATCTGAACGAAGGGCTTGGATTTGAGACTGACTTTGGTATTTGCTATCAATGTAGCCTCTCTTTGgccttttctcttttgctttgttttgtttcctacaAAATACACCAACAATTAGCATATGCTAGACATGAAAAGATTAATAAGGCACAGACCTCAAATTCAAGATCACAGAAACATCCCAGTGACATCTGGCTGAAAAATAGACTTAACAACTAACCttctcaattattattattatggctGGAATAGCTATAAAACTAGCGAAGAATAAACACAAAAGATACTAGATAAGAAATACAATGGCAATATAGATGCAGAGAATTATTCAACTGAAAGGATCACTAGGGGCTGACATTGTAGCATAGTGGTCTAAGCTGCCCCCTGCCAAACTAGTGTGCCATGTGGGCATGTctggtttcagctgctccacttccaatctagcttcctgttaatgtacctggggatgaagtggaggatgccccagtgcactgaactggaagtgagtttactaccagctcagtgcatacacagctcactgttgtccctctagTCTCATAGTCTTTCcctcactacacaaaatggtgccctgtGTGGTTCTGGGAGGGGAGGgtctgagttgtgaaatccaccctgttcctgtaccaccagtttggaatctgctgctttctctctgcttctggtcaaatcaaacaaatcagtgtatgagcagttctttgcctgggttcatctGCTGATCTCCcaatgaactccccttcccacctggctgttaGTGGAACTCTGGCCACCAGAAGATCTCAGAGCACTGCTCACTGACCACTGCTGGGTTATCTGTCACTACAGCACCACACtgccacactgttgtgtccactgctttcctgtgtctgttagtctcccAGTGCTCCCCTGCTGTTTGTCTGTCCTGTCCTtcccctattccaccatcttaatCCTCCTGGAATTTCATAATAAAGGACCTActctattatttatattttaaaatattattcttgTCTTAGGTCTTTCTAGGGCTGAGTGAGTTCCATGGTAGTCAAAGAGAAAAAAGCTTCAATCTGAGTTTTTATTCCCCTTCCTGCTAAAATTTCtaataaattcaaagaaaagaaagggacaaGCATCGCATACAAAGTGATACAAAGCTTAGGTATCAGATTATATTgtaacccagctatcccactcctgggatatatccaaaagaagtgaaatctgcctaTGAGGAACCTATATAcaaccctatatatatatatacagaattacaatcaacaatagcaaagtcatggaaacaacacagatgcccatagaaagaggaatggataaagaagtgATGGTATACCTACTTCATgaatactacccagccattaaaaacaatgaaattctaccatttgcaaccaaatggccccaactaaagaccgttatgctcagtgaaataagccaatccaaaaagataaatatcatatattctctctgattcAAGGTaacatttatgcaaaatacaaaacaaataaatatatagatcAACAAGTATATTCATACATTCTCACAGGAAAACTGTATAACTGACAGTAAcacaccaggaagtgaagatacatcgcAGTATACATCACTCCTCCCAaatgaaaggaagaggaggaggaggaaaatccCCAGTGGGACacttaaacatatcttgacaatatgacactagattttctgcttttgcctatacctacaatgccatgatggatttaaatagcagagtgttgaacttgtgactgttactaagggactatactaacgtaataatatggaggaaaatggtGGCAGGGGAAAATAGAGAACAAGACAGGGAAGAGAAAGGGGGGAATCCCTATGCCTATAAACTATCATGGGAAATAAtgcaaacaatttttgaaaattctttaaagatttaaaaattgactgactcgggcccggcggcgtggcctagcggctaaagtcctcgccttgaacaccccgggatcccagatgggcgccggttctaatcccggcagctccacttcacatccagctccctgcttgtggcctgggagggcagtagaggacggcccaatgcattgggaccctgcacccatgtgggagacccggaagaggttccaggttcccggcttcggatcggcacgcatcggcccgttgcggctcacttggggagtgaatcatcggacggaggatcttcctctctgtctctcctcctctctgtatatctgactttgtaataaaataaataaatcttttaaaaaaaattgactgaCTCTACTGTATCCTACAAGAAATGCCATGAAACTTCGCAGGTAAAGAACCTGAATTTAGGTGAATGAAAAAACCACAGCCAACCAGCTGGTAGCTGATGAAGCCAAAATTCACATTCACTTCTAATTGTCCCCCACTTTTTTATactccattcattcactcatgtGGAACTAAACATTGAGCACTGCTTCTGTGCCTAGAGTTTTAATAATGGGCCAATACTAAACTGGACCTCTTGGAAATACACCATGGCAAGTGACAGCCTGCATGAAATTTACCTTGAGCAAGAAATCTCCAGAGAGCTTCGACGGTTTCTCTTCTTGTTATCCACAAGACGTCCCTCCCGGCTGTCTGAAGGCACACAGATGCTGGGTGATCAGGGAGATGCTGGCTGTCTCAGTCTCTACCCAGGCACCTTTGGCTTCCTGCCTTCTGCTGACCTTCAGGAAGGGACTTTCCTAGGTAGTGTGTTAACCTACATTTTGCAAGCACTCAGGTTCTTTTCAAACTGAAACCTgcaagaaacagaagagaaatttCAACACAAATCATgagtttttacaaaaaaaaaaaaattttaaaagcacatgtcattttctaaaatgtgCAGATATGGAAATGGTTCAATAAATTTCAAGATGATATTGCCAAGTAGCACGTATGAACGTGTTGCCTGAGAAATGTTTGAGGCAACCCATCATGAATACCACATCCTAATGAGTAATGAGGATGACATAACAGTGCAGATAAGCGACAGCACCCACAGATGGCAAGTGAATGCGAATATTGACTTCTTGGCTATAGCACAAAATAAAAAGGAGTACAAGACTTCAAAACACGATTCCTAACTATGGTATAAAACTGTGACTGGTTTCACAGGagtgtttatttctcttttgctAACATTACCTCTTCATTTGAAACACccactgttttcttttaattcccaAATCAAAGTGCTTAGCAAGAAGGTCTAACCAAATAAACACCTAAACTACAGCTGGTGGAAAGAAAGTATAGAAAGAGGAAAATTCCACAGTCTTCTTCAGTTAGTTGGAATAGTTTCATGGTGGAAAGTTTTTCATTAGGTATAACTTGGGATTCCCTTGTTGAAATATAAAGGGACTTATCTCTAGAAAATAAATGGACAGTAAACGTCTAGATTCCTTAAAACAGAGTACCCTAACCTGTTCTCGGAGCACCAATTGCAAAAAATATCGACAGTAATAACAAAACAATGAGttgaagaaggaggagagagttATGTAATTAGGCAAATTTAGTAAATACTACATTCTATATTATCATGCTTACAGTTCCAAATGTACCACAGGGGTTGGCATCATGGTACAAtaaattaagccactgcttgtaacaTCTATATCCCGTATAGGTGTTGGtacgagtcccagctgttctgcatcCAATCccgctccctattaatgtgcctggaaagcagcagaagatggctcaaacacttcaGTTGTtactacccacaggggagacccagatgatttcctggcttttggctttggcctgccctggcctggctcagacctgactGGGCCATTTGAAGTATGACTCTAGAATTTAAATGCACTTGTGGGGGAAAATTGGGCATACAGTTACCTCAGAGCTCAAGAAAGTTTAGAGATCATCTCTGATCCCCTCATCCTGCAGCAATCAGGGAACTGTGGCCTAAAAAGAGGAAAGCTGGGAGCCCCTAATGGACAAACAGTGGCCAAGCCAGGACTTCACCCAGCCCGCCCCGGGGAGCCTTTCATCCCTCTGTCATTTGCTTTCCCCAGTTTTACGCAAACCTGCTCCCTCACCTGCAGACTCAAAAATTGGCTGCAGTGACAGAAGCACTTGCTTCCCACAGAGTAGGCTGAGGCCAAGTTCTTGTCAATGCTGAGTTGCTTACTTCCAAGTGCAAAGGTGAACAATTTCTACCTCTAGCGCTTCCAAAAG from Ochotona princeps isolate mOchPri1 chromosome 10, mOchPri1.hap1, whole genome shotgun sequence encodes:
- the LOC101528714 gene encoding large ribosomal subunit protein eL31-like → MVPAKEGGEKTKSHSASSTINKVMTEYTISIHKRIHRVHCKKLALQALKEIQKLAKKEMGTPAVGLDIRLNKSAWAKGVRTIPYRIPMRWCRKHADKDLLNKLYTLVPYIPIIILNFPSLHS